A stretch of the Pseudomonas sp. ACM7 genome encodes the following:
- a CDS encoding DNA cytosine methyltransferase, translated as MSAHQKQPQFIHGQPSMGLPFEKELVVDLFAGGGGASTGIARAYREPDVAVNHNPIALAVHRANHPQTAHYVADVYEVDPREATGGQPVAIIWASPDCRHHSKAKGGAPRDRGVRGLAWVVIRWLFITKSRLLFLENVEEFCDWGPIDDEGQPIKAERGRTFKAFIAAISVGLPADRPDMPEIMQAIGEFVPMEALVRGLGYNVEWRERIAANAGTPTIRKRLYLVARSDGKPIVWPAPKRHKQPTAKQHPWRSAAECIDWSNLGRTIFRDKPMAENTMRRVAKGCWRHVLTSAKPFIVPMRGTSESHTSTHGVDEALSTISAGGTHHALVQPVAAPFLTECANGSAQRNFDVQEPLRTQVAQVKGGHFAMAAAHMTAFGQNAVGSSPDEPTQTVLAGAARHGVVAAFFEQANGGFYKGDGRAAYDPISTICQSGANQRLVNAYLVKYYGNEKDGISLTEPMHTLPTKDRVALIEVIQVPDTLTPEQMEGARRCAAFMHEHLPEHFKDPAEMVMVAGYVLVDITLRMLQPPELKAAQGFDKDYIIDRGLFVDPVTGAEEWRDINKTDQVRLIGNSVCPDEAEALVSANAADIIELYQRLAA; from the coding sequence ATGTCCGCTCACCAGAAGCAACCCCAATTCATCCATGGCCAGCCAAGCATGGGCCTGCCGTTCGAAAAAGAACTTGTGGTGGACCTGTTCGCCGGTGGAGGTGGCGCCAGCACCGGCATCGCCCGGGCGTATCGGGAGCCGGACGTGGCGGTAAATCACAACCCGATCGCCCTGGCCGTGCACCGCGCCAACCACCCGCAGACAGCGCATTACGTTGCCGATGTTTATGAGGTGGATCCTCGGGAAGCAACCGGCGGCCAGCCAGTTGCAATCATTTGGGCGTCCCCTGACTGCCGTCACCACAGCAAGGCGAAAGGCGGTGCGCCGCGTGACCGAGGTGTTCGCGGACTGGCATGGGTGGTGATTCGTTGGCTTTTCATCACCAAATCGCGGCTGCTCTTCTTGGAGAACGTCGAGGAGTTCTGCGACTGGGGACCGATCGACGACGAGGGCCAGCCAATCAAGGCCGAGCGCGGGCGTACCTTCAAGGCGTTCATTGCTGCGATCAGCGTGGGGCTTCCCGCCGATCGCCCAGATATGCCGGAGATCATGCAGGCCATCGGGGAGTTCGTGCCGATGGAGGCACTGGTGCGCGGCCTTGGCTACAACGTCGAATGGCGCGAGCGGATCGCGGCCAATGCCGGCACGCCGACCATCCGCAAGCGCCTGTACCTGGTGGCGCGCAGCGACGGGAAGCCGATCGTCTGGCCGGCGCCGAAGCGCCACAAGCAGCCTACGGCGAAGCAGCACCCGTGGCGCTCAGCCGCCGAGTGCATCGATTGGAGCAACCTCGGCCGCACCATATTCCGCGATAAGCCAATGGCAGAGAACACCATGCGCCGCGTGGCCAAGGGCTGCTGGCGTCACGTGCTGACCAGCGCGAAGCCTTTCATTGTCCCAATGCGCGGCACCTCGGAATCACACACCAGCACTCACGGTGTTGACGAAGCGCTGTCGACGATCAGCGCTGGCGGCACACATCACGCTCTGGTCCAGCCAGTGGCGGCGCCATTCCTCACCGAGTGCGCCAACGGCTCGGCGCAGCGCAACTTTGATGTGCAGGAGCCGCTGCGCACCCAAGTCGCTCAGGTCAAGGGTGGACACTTCGCAATGGCAGCCGCCCACATGACAGCATTCGGCCAGAACGCCGTCGGCAGTTCGCCGGATGAACCAACGCAGACGGTGCTGGCCGGGGCCGCCCGGCACGGTGTTGTCGCTGCATTCTTCGAACAGGCGAACGGCGGGTTCTACAAAGGTGATGGCCGCGCAGCCTATGATCCGATTTCGACCATCTGCCAATCCGGCGCCAACCAGCGACTGGTGAACGCCTACCTGGTGAAGTACTACGGCAACGAGAAGGACGGCATATCGCTGACCGAGCCGATGCACACCTTGCCAACAAAGGACCGGGTTGCACTGATTGAAGTGATTCAGGTGCCTGACACGCTCACGCCGGAACAGATGGAGGGCGCACGACGCTGTGCCGCCTTCATGCACGAACACCTGCCGGAACATTTCAAGGACCCGGCTGAAATGGTCATGGTCGCCGGTTATGTGCTGGTGGATATCACCCTGCGTATGCTGCAACCGCCTGAGTTGAAAGCGGCGCAGGGTTTCGACAAGGACTACATCATCGACCGGGGGCTGTTCGTTGACCCGGTTACCGGTGCCGAAGAATGGCGCGACATCAACAAAACGGACCAGGTCCGGCTAATCGGCAACAGCGTTTGCCCGGACGAGGCTGAAGCCTTGGTCAGTGCCAATGCCGCAGACATCATCGAGCTTTACCAGCGCCTTGCGGCCTGA